Sequence from the Thunnus maccoyii chromosome 22, fThuMac1.1, whole genome shotgun sequence genome:
ACCTTCAGGGTGAGTGGCGTCCTGAGGCCGCGTGGTCATGGCTGGAGCATCTGTGATGTAGCTGCGTCCGCTCACGCAAACACTGCTGAGGTTTGGCCAGGCGGGGGCGCCGGTCTTAGCATCTGGATGAGATAGGAGaagtttaagtgtgtgtgtgtgtgtgtgtgtgtttgtgtgtgtgtgtgtgtgtgtgtttgtgtgtgtgtttgtgtgtgtgcaggcttACCAAACAGTTTCAGTATTTCCTTATTGGCCCTCATCATCGTCAGCGACACTCCCGCCATCTCCAGTGATGTCATGAACGACCCGGACATCACCCTGGCAACCACCATCCCACGACTCTCTGTAACCGTAGAGACCGTCAATCACATTCCACAACTTCCTCAGAGATGTTGACCATTGAATGGAGGTCAAAAAGGTCCAAACTTTGAATGCGTGTTGACACGTGAACACAGATAAGCGAATgtatccacacaaacacacacacgctgtagtTACCCAGACAGATGATGGCAGCTCTTGTAACCACCGCCATCTCCAGACATGACAGAGCTCCCAGgttgttcacacacacaaccacactgTCTCCTGCATCAAGGACgaaggacacacacactgagttcAAATAAATCGTGGCTACATACACTTAAAGTCgatataaataaaagatataataGATTATACTAAACGTACCAGACTTCAGAGGCAGATGTGATTGGCTGTCAGGATTGGTCATGTGGTCTATCATGGTCTTCACCACCTCATCTGCAGACGCCACCTGATTGAGAAGATAAGTtaataaaactaacaaaaagaagaagtgaaaaAGGGTAAATGGAGTCACATAGATAGTAGATTTGGGCTAGTACCtgctgaatctgaatctgactTACCTTTGACCTTTTGATTCCAGGTTCACCGTGGATTCCTGCAATGGATGGAAAACACCTGTAAACATGCTACAActctctccctcatcctctcAGTCCTTCATCCTTCTTAGATGTGGTTTTATAAGTTCTCTCTATACCTTTCTTACAGCAGAATACTAGTTTGGTCTCACTGGAGccaaaaagtcaaacaaacatggaggaaAAGCTTGTTACTTGTCATACCCAGTTGTGTAAAAGTTGTCATAAACCAATAACTCTGCTTCCAAAAAAGGGTAAAACACCCCATGTACTACAGGTGGAAAATGCTATAAACACTGTAGTATCACTGCTAATATGTCATTAGGAAAACTCAATCAATTGGTTTAATATATTAAAgggtcaaataaaataacaaaaaacaaactagtGGCGACTGCAGATAGTTTCTCACCTCACATTCAAAGCATAATAGGGACATTGTTATCTACACTGacgtggttttttttttctagaaagaAAGGTAATGTTgactttttcaaatgtcaaatgaaacTCCATTGTATTGAGTTGGAGACAGATACAGTAAATATCCATGGTTAGATACCACTGGGGGAAagtacaaatatattttaaatttggtGGAACTGACTCTTTAAAAAGGTACTTTTAGTtcccaaaaatgtaaataaatagatgTAAGAGTTTCATTAACAGTCTTGTCAAAGCTGCTCTCATGCTAGCTACACCGCCAGTTAGCTAGCATGAGCTAACATATTAAACCTACAGTTGAACAACAAAGCCTGTGGTAAATAAATAGGTCTACATGTCTGAATTTAAACCTAATTATatgttaattaatgataaaacattataaaaaagcatatttttattattctggcATATATATCTGCACAGGAATTTATATTTGGTTCAGAATAGGTAGACCTAAAATCTTATACTGGTCTGTCCTTCTGGTCtacctctccctcctcctctctccatcctcctctcctcctctcatcgTCCCTCACCCAGTCCCAGCTCCATGTCTCCTGGCGGCAGGTCAAAAGAAGGCAGGCAGCCTGGAACGCTGCACGGAGACAGACTCACGCCAAGTGTACCTgcaatacaaaaacaacaacaaaatgtatgaTTATGAGAATTATCCCAGTAGCCACGGAGCAGTACGTAAATGAGCAGGAGAAGGAGACTCACCAATCCCCTTCAAGACCTCCGTCACCTTGGAAAAGATCTTGTCCAATGAGCAGCCTTCTTCTGCTAAGGCACCTGCcagctgagagaaaaagagaaagtgtgaCCAGATTTTTAAAGGCAGTTATTGTAAGctgcaaaaatgtttattttttaacaatatatgatcacttaataattataaaaacaacagattagACACATTGAGGCAGATTCCCATCTTCTTCTCCCATTGCAGTATAATCTGGTTCATACAGACATACTGGACTTCTTTAAAAGGACCATTTCACCAATTTTCAACCTTCTAGCTAACCCTCTAGCTATCTGGATTAGGGATAAGCAAAAGCCTGAAGTTAAAAagcaagtaagtggaccttgagttaagatctATTattgtcaaactactatttccaagCTACAGCATGAACTTCCACACCTGATATTGCTGTTGTTCACCTTGTGTATGAAGATGGTGCCGCACAAGCCTCTCCTCCCGGCCTTACTGGGGCGGTCGAAGGCACAGTCGTCGGCAACTATCACCATGTCAACGGAGACGCCGTGGTTACGGGCTTGTTCTGCGGCCAATCCGAAGTTGAGGCGGTCGCCGGTGTAGTTCTTCACAATGAGAAGGACCCCGGAGGCTCCTGGGAAGGGATGAAGATTGTTATtctttcatcatttattcatttaattattaattatggtGTTTGAAAATTCCTGCACTTAAGCCACTGTAACACAATAAGTATAAACAAGtgagtaaaaattaaaaacgtGGAAAGACAAAACGGCAGCATACCTGCTTTATGCAAGCAGAGAATGGCAGCCAGGATGCTGGCAGGAGGTGGAGACGCAAATACTCCACCTGCTACTGCTGCGGACAACATACCTGCACCGATATAacctggagacagagagaaagaggaggatgggggaggggagagtgtgagaaataaaaagctgattttgatccattttaaaatatcaacGTGATGACACAGTAAaactctctgtatgtgtgtgtagcctACATGCATGAATGGAGTCTTACCCCCGTGTGCAGGCTCGTGTCCCGACCCTCCTCCTGACAGCAGGGCCACTTTGCCCTTCAGGTTGTCCAGGTCGGACCGAAGCACAATCCTGTGGCCCTTCAGCAGAGACAGGCCCCCGCTGGCCCTGGCGAGGCCGCAGAGTGCTTCATCCACACAGCCGTCCACAGAGTTTATCAACTTCTTTTGGggctgagagacagaaataaagaacttatcaacaaaatatgaataagCTCCAAAAATATGAtgtactgtaatactttaaacTGGCAAAAAATATACCAAGTAGCATGTCCTGGACCAACATGAATACTTCTTACATATTAATGCATTAATAATAATGAGTCTAGTGCAGTGGTGTACtctacttaagtacaattttgaggaaTTTGtactttagtatttccatttgatgctactttatacttccacttcactacatttcagagggaaatattgtactttctactccactacatttatttgacagctttagttactttccagatgaagatttgacacaatggataatataacaagcttttaaaatacaacacattgttaaagatgaaaccagtgattttcaacctttttggcttttgaaaaaaagcagtgtgtagtcagggtcacatttcacatgtctatgagttgttaacagctctaccaaatagtgatttttccctctaaacttctcacatgctttcatttcaataaatgttcaaatgatccactatttcaccaaaaatcaaagatttgTATATcgaaactttgttttttcttctttcctctcccattaatcatctcacgacccctcagatttatctgctgaccctttggaggggcccgacccctaggttgggaaccactggactaaactagctaactgtatataaagtagtgtaaactagctccacctccagcagctacaacagtaacatgctgctctaacactgatgcttcagtattaataatctaatgatgtcatatataataatatatcagtcagaggaaccaaaccactacttttactgcaatactttaactacatcaagctactaatacttatgtacttttactgcaatactttaattacatcaagctcataatacttatgtacttttactgcaatactttaactacatcaagctcataatacttatgtatttttacttactttttaaTAGTAAGTATTCAGTTCAtgcatgacttttacttgtaatagagtattttacattgccgtattggtacttttacttaagtaaaagatctgagtacttcctccaccacaACATGCACACAGTTAATTCCAAGTTTACACAAACTGCACAATAAAATTTTCTTTCATCTGCAACAACAAAACGGTATAAAAGTGGGATTTACAACTTTCCCTGCAGCTCTCTAATCACCGCATGGACTCTGATCTCTTTTGACTGACAGGTGTGCAAAACAAAGCTAACTCAACCATGCTGAAAATCCTCCTGTCATTCTTCATGTCAGCACAAATGTACAGTGAGACAGACTCTCTGTTCACTGCATGTCTCCAATTACGGTCCATAATCTAATTTATTAAATGATTGTTTACCTCCATTTGGATTTTTGTTGCTTCTACTTTTCCTCTTCTGACAGCAGCACGAACcagcagagtgaagtcagtcAGATTTAGTCAGAATGACACCGGATGTAATACCATGTTGTCTAGAAAATAAAAGTGCATGATTCATCTCCTTTAAAGTTTGTTTGCACAACTACAGTGACCgtcctaaaataaataaataaaatacgGTTTCATTATGTAAAATATGCAGCAAAATAAGACCTGACATTTCATTATTTGCTAAAAGCAACGTCCATTATTAtagtattgttttattttgaaactaCGAGAGGAAGTGTTGACTTATTTCACAAGAGGTGAAGGTGGAGTGAGACACCAGTCACtcctacttttttttatttccggTTAATTTATTGAATGGTCTGGATTTCAACAACGTTTGCAGTGGAATCTAATTCACAcacatccttctctctcttcaggATGTTTATTAATTATGAGCTTTTATGGCAATTTTGAGGAAAATATGTGCTTTCAGAAATAACTTGTTGGAAAACAGCTACAACAATTTAAAATCCAAAATTAATGTGAGTTGTTCTTTGCCATTTTAAAGGCAATATTTTAATGAGATCTAATGCAATGAGTTTGTTGTATTTGACAGGCTGGAATATGCAGAACTCACTCAGTTTACCTGCAAACTTGCTTTGAGTAGGTGAGGAAATATTTGGGGGGTGggttgaaagaaaaaaaaataattataaaattaattcaCTTGAAACAAAACCTTTAGAGCTTTATAATCATGGTAATATATTCATTTTGACTCATCAAATAGTCTATTACAGACATTTGTAGCATGTCTATCACAGTCTcaactatatacagtatatagttatatatatatatatatactatatatatatactttatgtATATACTTTAAAgacaatattatatatataacacattaACTTTTCATACCAACTTACTGTAttttgagtaaataaataataaaaatatgtgagGGGGATGtgaaaatatcaattaaaaaatatatcacctaattttatatattttaaattgattaatATTGCTTCATAATCACTGTAATATATTTGTCACTCATCTCATTAAACAGCTACAGACATTTATGGCATCTTCTACAGTCTCCACTGAacataataatcatcataataataataataatttaatttatatagcacttttcaagtGCCAGATATCcagattaaaaatgatttacacaatacaaataaataaataataaaattaattaattaattacaaaaaaatcagaaacccaTGTAGGCCTTCTGTATGACAAACAAGAAACAGGAACATTAGAGCACATTTATCAAGCAGCACTGAGTCCATTCATAAAACAGATGGAAGTGCAAGTGCAAATTAAAAGGAATAAGTTCATAGAAAGcagataaaatgtaaataaaggaaataacCACATACAGCCCATAAACAAATAAGATGCATTACACCACTTTACCATTACACCAAAGGCCTTTAACATTGTACAGGTGTTTATAAAGTGTATCCAGCCTCATAATAATAAAGGACGTGTTCATGAAATATAATGACATAATAATTTGTGGTACGTGTTACACTCTCTCCGGGTCAATATGTCAATGACAGGAAAACAAATCCATTAATTCAACATCAGCCGAACTTCACGTTGAACTTCCTGTTTGCACCAATGTGTCAAACTCCAACAGGTTTTGCTTCATAGTGCCACCGTCTGGACAAACTTCTTATTAATGGAATTGAATGTGTAAGATGTCATTTCACCTTTACAGGATAggttcaccatttttcaagccttaaaacaacagtcaggtccCCAAATTAATatagaaacagatttttcttgctttaatcattcATCCTTTTCATGCTGACtattagaagattccttcataatatgcttataatgtaagtgatgtgggaCATGTGGGATGTGAtctgtgcaaacatgtatttaaaagtttatctgaagttaagtaaagcttcagcgtccaaatgagtcaaatcaagtagatatctttcaacgttacagtctttttagtgctaaactccctctttttgttactatacttccaccgcagctcaacagggaaactgtgaaatcataaaatgtgtaactgtgtggacatattgtggattttggcccccatcatttacactgaaagcacatttgaatttgatcttttaataaccagtataaacaggaggaatgattacagcgaggaaaaccccTCTTTCAGGGTTCATCTGGACTcctgactgtttgtttttaatgacagaaaaattgtgaacctatcctttaaatccCTCTTCAAACTCCGCTCCTTCGGGCTGCTGCATAAACACATCAAACCAACCCTCTGGTTCCTCCTGCATGACGCACGGAGCCCAGCCAGTccgctcagctcagctcagctcagctccgctcggctcagctcagctcagctcggAACCGACCAGAGCAACATGCAGGATGGCGAGCGTGGAGACAGCCGCGGAACACGAGCGAATCCTGCGGGAGATCGAGAGCACAGACACCAACTGTATCGGGCCGACCCTCCGGTAAGTACCTGGTGGCTGTAccgggattttttttttttttttttttttttttagccacagTCAAGCCCCGCTGAACGGCGTCAACCAGAGCAACCGAGGGAGCGCGGCTAGCTGCGACTAGCGCCGAGTTAGCAACTTCTCCCAGACTCCCGGAGCTTGCACAAAACTTTAACGACCATGCGTCCATTATCGGACAGCTAGCCGGCTAACTTTAGCAAACATAAACGCCAGCTAATTCACGTTACGGCCACTGGTGGCTAAACCCAACACGGTGTCTCCTGGCTGTCTGGTTTGGCCTAACAGTTCCGACTCGACATTGTCCTCATAGCTTTGTCGCCAAAGTTTGACAACTTATCCACAGGGCAACTCAGCAACTTCGGCTAACGTTAGCAACCTTAGCTAAGTAATTGACATTCTGCTCACTTGGTGGCAGAGCTCACAATGGGAGTCGAGGTTGTTTGTGGTAGCTAAGCGCTGTCTCTGTTTGACAGGtggctttttttgtgtttttaaagtcgGTCAACTTGTAtggaggagtttttttttagtagcTATTTACAGTTAGCTTGCTAGGCtgttagcagcagcagccaagATATATCAAAGGAGTGTCAAGCCCTGCCTCTGTCTGGGTTAATGAATGAGAAGTATACTGACTGTTGCTTTAGTGATGACATCGCATTGtaaaccacattaaaaaaaaggcactggtttgcttttttattttttttaaaatgctcaGAGAGTGTTTGCTCAATAATGGAGTGGAAACTGCACTCTCAGGCTGAATGgctttttctgtttatgttggtgtttgtgtgccaGATACACATGGTTTCACATCCCATTAAGTGTGGGGGTGGTGATGATGGAGGGataggggtgggggggtggggggggtatGTTTTTGATGCAGCACTTCTTATGCTGTGTTTGGATCTGAAATGGGTCACAACCCTGTTTCTGTTCAGCTTTTATTACAAAGAGCGATGTTATATACATGTGCCAGACTCTCAAAAACACAGAGGGCAAAGTctggtttgtggttttgttgaCATACGTTACCTGCATTTCATTTAAACGTAACCCTGATTGATTTTCCTTTTATCCtagttaaaggacaggttcacagcttctcaaatctgtcttaaaacagcgGTCAGatgccaaaatgaacactgaaagaggttttgtaagtgatggggggccaaaatccacagcgtGTCCACTGTCATTTagtgcagaaatgtatttaaaagttgatttgAAGCTTATATATGTcatattaagtggatatctgctacatttacagtctttttagcatcaaattccctctttgtgtctccctgttgagctgcggtggaagtatagtaacaaaaagagggactttggcactaaaaagactgtaacgttgaaagatatccacttgatttgactcatttggacgactgaagcttcatattagcttcggataacattttaaacacattttttgcacagagagAGGACTGTTCTCTATTTCTATGTACATTTGGGTACTTGACTGTGACGTTACATCAAggtatcttttattttttaagtggTCTTTTCATGCCCTCTCTGAAGACACAGCGTCCTTGGCCAGCGGTCTTTGAACTGATTGTCCGAAGAGGAAATAAACAGCGAACGAACAGGGAAATGCAGTAGGGAGGAACTGGGCTATTGAGAGCTTATCAACGGTGTTTACAGTATTTGTGGAGTTGTGTTTTTCGTTCTCGTCCGTCTGTGTCGGACTTTTTCCTCTTCATAGACCCCGTTTAAGCTTGACATTTAGGCTAGTCACTGTgcctgaagtgtgtgtgtgtgtgtgtgtgtgtgtggttactgGTCCTCTCAAGAGCCTGTTGTGATGTGACTTGACAACTTTGTGTGACACCTTCGGCTGCCACATTCTcctctgagtgtgtttgtgtgtgtgtgtgtgtgtgtgtgtgtgtgtgtgtgtgtgtgtgccggtCAGTGCCAATGCCACGGTGAGCGACTCAGGCCGGCAAGCGGACAACacgaatatttatttttctgtcagcGCACACCGCCGTGTGATGTTTCATCTCTTTCCAGCCTCTAGTTTCTGTCCGGCTGAGTCTCAGTATTTCCACTTCagctattacacacacacacacacacacacacacacacacacacacacacacattttaaatgtagtAGCACAGTCTATGTTTGGAGCTGTCAGCTTCATCATTAGCTATATTTAGCCTGGGGAGATTTTTATAGAAAAAGAAGGGTCACTGTTGGCTCTACAACAAAATTTTTGGATTGTATCTTTACGCTGCTTTTATCGCTTAATCGACCAAAATCGATCAGCATAAACATCAAAAAATAGATGTTTTACagatataaaaatgtttctggAGCTAGAAATTACTCTTCTGGTTGCCTTTTCCTTTTGTAGGTGTGTAAAACCAAAGATaggaaacaagaaaacacataaGTGACTTGTTGATTTAAATAGTAGCTGTTAATTTTGAATTATTAGGCTCTTAGTCACAATGACAGGTGCTGGTAACAAGTCATCAAATGGCTTTTCCCCCACTGAAAGTCTTTTTTATGTAGGGCtgcaaaatatgattttcatcGTTGAGTTTATTCATGAaatcatcattaaaaaacacacatttacatacattatagtgtgttataaactatGTAATATCTGCTTATAAATTCTAGATAAGGTgctaaaagtaaaatgttaccaaaaagtattttatcttaatacagaattaagaaaaacaacattttctaaGCATTTCTGCATTTGTAAATAGCAAATGATATGGATTTTTACTTAATAAAAGCCTGGATTACttaattgtttatttgattttagggctgcaatgacagaatattttcataatcaattaatctgttgattattttctctattaattgattagttgtttgatctataaaatgtcagaaactg
This genomic interval carries:
- the tkfc gene encoding triokinase/FMN cyclase codes for the protein MEPQKKLINSVDGCVDEALCGLARASGGLSLLKGHRIVLRSDLDNLKGKVALLSGGGSGHEPAHGGYIGAGMLSAAVAGGVFASPPPASILAAILCLHKAGASGVLLIVKNYTGDRLNFGLAAEQARNHGVSVDMVIVADDCAFDRPSKAGRRGLCGTIFIHKLAGALAEEGCSLDKIFSKVTEVLKGIGTLGVSLSPCSVPGCLPSFDLPPGDMELGLGIHGEPGIKRSKVASADEVVKTMIDHMTNPDSQSHLPLKSGDSVVVCVNNLGALSCLEMAVVTRAAIICLESRGMVVARVMSGSFMTSLEMAGVSLTMMRANKEILKLFDAKTGAPAWPNLSSVCVSGRSYITDAPAMTTRPQDATHPEGPLSPVMRKALERVCSTLLEKQEELNSLDRASGDGDCGNTHAQAARAIQEWLQHHVVPGCPGRLLSVLAGLVEEKMGGSSGALYSLFLTAAAGHVTEGRSDALAWASAMHAGTQAMRRYGGADPGDRTMLDALCPAVDELMKLITAPLSGQMAVLRTAVQKAAVGAESTRDLTARAGRASYIAAERVTLPDPGAVAVAAIFRAVLEALEAQE